The DNA sequence GCCGCGACGGCATGGTCAAGGAAGCGCTCGACCTGTTCCCGAAGCTCACGGCGGAGGCTTTCAAGGGCTCGCCCATCGAAGTTGAGTACAAGAAGCTGAGCCCGACGCCGGACGAGTTTCAGAAGTTCGTCAAGCGGATCCTCGCCATGGCCTCGAAAGGGCACGACATCGGCGCCGACAAGCTGAAGGCGACCACGGCGCCCATGCTCTTCATCCACGGCGACGCCGACGGCATCCGGCTCGAACACGTCGCGGAGATGTTCCGGTTGAAGGGCGGCGAGGTCCACGGCGACCTGCGACCGCGCTCCGCCTCGCGCTTGGCCATCTTGCCCAACACCACCCACGTCACGCTGATGCAGCGCATGGCCGTCATCGTGCCGATGGTGAACGACTTTCTCGACGCCAAGCCGTAAAGCAAAACAGAAAGCCAAGGTGTAGCCGCTA is a window from the Candidatus Krumholzibacteriia bacterium genome containing:
- a CDS encoding alpha/beta hydrolase, whose amino-acid sequence is RDGMVKEALDLFPKLTAEAFKGSPIEVEYKKLSPTPDEFQKFVKRILAMASKGHDIGADKLKATTAPMLFIHGDADGIRLEHVAEMFRLKGGEVHGDLRPRSASRLAILPNTTHVTLMQRMAVIVPMVNDFLDAKP